A region of the Antedon mediterranea chromosome 4, ecAntMedi1.1, whole genome shotgun sequence genome:
CAAGTTTATCGTTGAATTGATTTTATTGTATCATATTGTAAATGACATAAGTACATCTATGTAACCTTTCACCTTTAACCTTTCCTCTGCTTCTGTGTTGCTACAATGACCTTCCAAAACAAGTTTCCAGAAACAAGTATTGTACAAGTTGTTTATGTGACctgaaattataattttgttttatataatcaCAACAAGTAAACATTATAAAATGTGTGTTTTGaagttttgaaataaaaaatagactCACAATCCGCCTGACGCCAACTGAGGTAATCTTTAAGGTTGTTGTTGCTAGGATACAAGACAACTCTCGCGTCAAATGCAGGTGGGTATAGAAGCGccgtttgttttatataatcttTCCAATAGAACACGtatgatgatgagaatagtgaTACCAAGTTTGACATCAACttgctaaacaaaaaaaatcaaacatttttaCTATTCATGGTTCATCCGTATTCAGGGGACAttactattcaggggacattacTATTCATGGTACATACCAAATCAGTGGAcgtctctattcaggggacattccAATTCAGGGACATTCCTACACAGGGGACATTCCTGTTCAAGAAACATTTCTATTCAGGGACATTCCAACTCGGGGAACATGCCTATTCAGGGGATATTACTATAGGAATATTCCAactcaggggacatccctattcaggggacattgctattactctagtagctagatcaactttcgtatgcactttgaggtccagagaatttgacttcagaaattggtttagggtggtcaaacaatcatatttggcttggttacacattttgaaaatgtggcgaaaggtcaaaaggtcaaggtgaaaggtcataagaccaaacataaatatgtccttaaatctcagtAACCACTTGTCAcaacgaggtaattttggtcttaaattaatcagaaggtatacatttatattcagtctaatgggacattttagtaaaaaatgaccggaaatgccatttatgacctttgacccacaacccagggcatgtatgtatctccgtaactactggtcgtagacacttgaatttggttttaaattgttcgaaatatatgttttgttatttgttacacattttgaaaaatgttacaaaaggtcaaaggatcaaggtcaagggttatttgaacaaataaaaaaggtacttttatctcggcaaccactggtcgcagcaagtcaattttggtctcaaaatgttcagaaggcatgcatttatattccatctaatggggcattttagtcaaaaatgataagaaatgccatttctgacctttgacccacataccagggcatcttcatatctcataaagtacaggtcgtagaaacttaaatttggtatcaaattgttcgaaatatacatatttacattcaatgtaatagaaaatgtggttaaaagatgaacagaaatactctTACTAATGtctcaaacaaaaaacatatctacacaGTTagacttatccttagacagtaatgttatgcaataactgatactttaaattgttttactttcaagtactagttattgctgtccccgaggacattttgatagaaacgttaagctcaacagttcttttcagaatgctagaagtaacttgccatatgtatccgattaaacgcccctggcatttattgttcaaaatggtttttagggggaaaggaggcatctttatttggggtataatatggtaacatgtataatcaaataaataccacctagatgggaaaaaatactgcacaattaatatcaaaaagtggtaaattgtagattatggtagttaatgaaatgtgttgacgtgatacaattattgtgtaaatgcatgtggcatgtttattccacatggtgttctatttgagggaatggtggcgtttatttgaaggaatactctaatattaataattgtatttcgtttctcaactgataaaaggtactttacatgattcgttttcctctttatgctttttaacgaaatgtttctgtcttttaaaataaaagtgatagattccattaaatggatcttcacctccaggtgccagtataatgatataaaacaatgacacatcattatcctgacacgattgcactcataatggatcttcattctatcatctatttgtttgtaactacaatttgacaacaatcttttgcatagttttaaatgccaatacatagtttcattactattgtacaatatgtccagctttcctgaaaacacccttgtgtactgtagtacagtgttgtagtatgattttatcatgataaacttctgatgcttttattgtcaatgcattcagtacctaaaacatgtcaaagttttatagtggtattgataataaatctccagaaatatatattgttttattatctacactgggaacagacgtgtatatgtataagttttgtcgttgacattcaaaactattatgcaacagtgttacgtaataatgacaatgacttggtctattattgtggtctccgataccttttattacatgattgtacttcctccaggatagaatgaggtttaatcccgttattattcttattatataatatatattttttttatatatatatatatctggggtgtatttatttgattatacatgttaccattattacacccaacaaaataaacgccttccctgaataaataaatgcccgAGGCTTTTATACGggtaactacagtaaattacttctagcattctcaaAATGTTCGGGGGTAAACAATAatttctagcattattataagcaaaagtaggcctacaattattacaaacagtaaaggatttgttttaattcctacagtataatgaaatcattaggcatcaattattgcataacattactgtctaatgataagttgggtagatatgtttttcatttaaaagattagtaattaatagtatttatgatcatcttttatccaaattttctgttagaatgaatgtaaatatgtgtatttctaacaatttgatactaaatttaagtttctacgacctgtacttacagagataagaagatgccctggtatgtatgtcaaaggtcagaaatatcatttccggtcattttttactaaaatgtttcattagactgaatatgaatgtatagcttctgaacattttgagaccaaaatttactcgctgtgaccagtggttgccgagatacaaatacctatttgtgtttattcatataacccctggccttgaccttttgaccttttgtaacattgttcaaaatgtgtaacaaataactaaatgtatatttcgaacaatttgagcccaaattcaagtctctacggccaatagttacggagatacagacatgccctggtttatgggtcaaaggtcagaaatggcatttccggtcattttcgactaaaatgtttcattagactgaatatgaatgtataccttctgatcaatttgagaccaaaattacctcgctgtgaccagtggttgtcgagatttaaggacataatggtgtttgatcttataacctttgaccctgaccttttgccacattttcaaaatgtgtaaccaagccaaaaatgattgtttgaccaccctaaaccaatttctgaagtcaaattctctggacctcaaagtgcatacgaaagttgatctagctactagagtatataGGAATATTCCAACTCAGGGGACATCCCTGTTCAGGAGACATTCCTATTCAGGAATATTCCAACTCCGGGGACATTCCTGTTCAAGAAACATTTCTATTCAGGGACATTCCAACTCAGGGGACATGTCTATTTAGGGGATATTACTATAGGAATATTCCAACCCAGGGGCCATCCCTGTTCAAGAAACATTTCTATTCAGAGGGAcattcctattcaggggacattacTATAGGAATATTCCAACTCAGGGGCCATCCCTGTTCAGGAGACATTGGTGGAGTCCAGAAGGTGTCCACGTAAATAGTGATTCTACTGTAAAGAAagtaattgttaatttattgaaatatcaATACTTTCTATAAAGGAATTTCATTTATATAGAGAGACTTCAGATTAATAAAGACTTAAGGAGCCAAGAGTTGGTTAATGACCATGGTGGTAGGATAACGCAAAGACAAACCTTTCTCTCCGACTAAATTGTGTCGTTCCTTTTCTAAAAACAAAGCTGTACTCATCACTGACACCATACGCTATCACAATATCTTTAAACTGGTTCATCACACATTCAGCGCATTTGTTCATTAGTAGAAGTGCGCCCTCATCATTCGGTTTCTCAAATTTATGGTCATCTGAAaacctaataataatacagatttTAAACACTGTGTATAactttaaatgtacagtatataaataaaaaagcaaaTCACTGAAAAAATGATAATGCTGATCATTTTTTCAGTGAGAATGTATTACTCGATTCTCATAACGTTGTATGCTCAAATCAATACTTTACTTAATTTACTTCAACTTACTTGTGAAAACCTCTTCCATCAATTCGTACAACGATCCAACAGTTTGGAAGGCATGAATCATCTTTTTCAAATTGACGGACATATTCAAATTTACTCTTTGCCATGTTTTACTCCCTGGTCTGAACACTTGAAACACtgtagtatataataataataagatttatatttagatacatttgtttgataaattaataacatatttgaaaacataatttattcaggcccgtagccagggggggtttttatggttcgggcgaaccccccctttacagcgaaccccccttaaccgactgcgaacccccatccccgacatgcccaatacctcaccctcatctccaaaaatcgtccaaatacgtgctccacagtacaaaaagttgtttgtaaattaaaaaattcgtaaactcgttcggaataactcatacagtaccaTCTATGAGCGTACtatgagcgtacttcgagcgatatagtctgtaaatttctaagagttgcaaatgaattgccgattttaacctgaaaaataaatgtttggtccctgcatgtaacatgatattgacgcgtctcacagcgagctgggggCCGAACGATTcttacaaaggacaccgccagacaactgcgtaccaattgtttagatcactggcagtcaggcagcatgcataaagtatatagccttccgacatacatcagtatttatgtgtggctatgaagtataatgtatcatagaggattatagtgaatattaatattttacactataatatctatggtatcatgtactgtagttcacattatggcatccgattatttttttctagacaaccagccgatacgtactcaaatgtatcaatatcacctatttacattggcatatttaatttcctcaacaaattgctgtaaataaatattatagatagagctataataagaattgcatttgccttcacccagtgtgcttttttcggggcttctcctagacgtacgttcgcattgaacttgaacgcaaaacaaaatatcgagtaaatgatcaaacaatcggcggttccgcacagagcacgcgcatctaacaaacggcaacaaatgttatcgtttaaatagtccacgagtccaagaagtacgatcgttttgctcatatggtagcatgctgcatgagagtgtcttttccggccatctaggggtgtcatttaacaaaatttgctttgcctcaggccccaccccagtggggggggggggggggtaggtatgggggtgggggtgacccaaatacttagtgtgcgaaccctcccttgacagatcctggctacggccctgttaTTAATACTTAATAGACGGGTATGTATAATGAAATGATGGGATGAAGTGCAACCATACAACAGGCACTATTCATTTTCAGTGAATAAGCTACTAAACCACCAACACACCCGGCCTAGCTAGGTTTATCAGTACTTCTGCTGTAGGAAGGTTGGGTTAGGAAGGTAGGGTGTGTGGACAGCCTTGCCAGGTTGCCTTGCTAGTATTCAGTAAAGTTAGGCTAGTAGTAGAAGAGTCTAGAGAACTAGATATAAAGGACTAGCCTGGCCCTAGGCATAGATAATAACTACAAATTGTAGAAGCAACAAGTATTggttataatataaacatagaaATACACACAAACggtacaaaataattaaatctgTATAAGAAGAGTTGATTTTAACCTTTTAAACCTTATTTACAGTAAAGCAGAGCAGTACATGTGTATGTTTTGTATACACAAATGATAACGCCCTCTATTGCTCACCCAGTTGACCAATGAGCGTTCATATTTTTGCAGGACATTTTCAAATCGCGAAATCGGCCATGGTGGTGAGTAGCTGTTTTTAAGAAGTGAACtaaaattttcaataaaaaacgtTACATTTTGGATTAAATTATTTGCGAAAAGTAGTTGATGATGGCTGAGAATAAACGGTAAGTGaattatgtacatttttataaGAGATTTTCTACTTTAAATATGTTCTAAAGGTCATAAAAATGAGAAAGAGAGTGGCGTGTGAGAGGTGGCCAGAGAGTGTGACTGTGAGGGTTTACATACAGTCACGTcgttctaggcctagcctaggctatataGGGCTAAATAAGCCTGGCTAGGCCTaacgtactaggcctactggCGCTGCAGTAGCCTCAAAGCTGTGTGTTTTATGttcaatttgaaacaaaatatagccttaactaactaggcctagcctagcggccCTAGAGGGTAAccgatcactccggccgcgcttcactccggccgcaGTATCAGTTTAGCGCGATGTTATGCACTCCGGCCGCTATTCAATTCGACTTCATGTGCAAAGGGGCCGTTAGTATGGAGCGCCCATAACTACGTTTTCTATACTGTTCAGTGTTATAACAAATTCTTGGtgaatttaaatggaactagttgaatatttattagcaacaattttacttgtttcattaacaataacattcaaagaagttggaactgctttttctttcaaactaaacttaacttaattaaattcaataataaaataataatca
Encoded here:
- the LOC140047509 gene encoding probable tRNA(His) guanylyltransferase, which produces MAKSKFEYVRQFEKDDSCLPNCWIVVRIDGRGFHKFSDDHKFEKPNDEGALLLMNKCAECVMNQFKDIVIAYGVSDEYSFVFRKGTTQFSRRESKLMSNLVSLFSSSYVFYWKDYIKQTALLYPPAFDARVVLYPSNNNLKDYLSWRQADCHINNLYNTCFWKLVLEGHCSNTEAEERLKGTVSSDKNELLFSQFGINYNTLDEFYRKGTILIWKKVDEEVLKVCRSKDDVEEQERVVIRSRRRVTHLHTDLIGDAFWLQNTEILEC